A single genomic interval of Saccharothrix saharensis harbors:
- a CDS encoding immunoglobulin-like domain-containing protein, which translates to MTGHVKLPDNVLRGLTEVSVSIQLRLATDQATPYFVYGLGNSSGTAGNGYLFTTGNAYRSSIATGNWSTEQTVTAGRDLARGVWKTLTYTLGGGTAVLYEDGVEVARKTGVTTTPAMIGGGTTTANYIGRSVYSGDRHLKGAVRDFRLYDRALSAAEAHALGFIPDDEKGRRDLASIDLGDTSAVTANLTLPTTGPYGSTITWGSGDPAVVSAAGVVTRPAPGSAPATVTLTATAFDRTRDFRVTVRPELTDDEKVAEADAALVVWDEDDIRGNITLPTTGPHGTTITWKSNKPGVVTPTGEVTRPAFGDKPVKVQLTAEIRAGEETTRKKFKVTVTPLPERRAYEGYLFGYFTGEGSATGEQVHFAASRGNDALKWDELNKGNPVLTSSLGDKGVRDPFIIRSPEGDKFYLIATDLKIHGNGNWDLVQRKGSRYIEVWESTDLVNWGRQRHVLVSPETAGNTWAPEAYYDESIGAYVVFWASKLYAEDDPDHAGNTHNKMLYATTRDFRTFSEPRVWVDPGYSVIDSTVIKHGDEYYRFTKDERNNSSSTPCSKFILAEKSTRLRDTSYDFVADCIGKGSINQGEGPTVFKSNTEDRWYLFIDEFGGRGYVPFETTDLASGKWTLATGYELPSRPRHGTVLPVTKAELDRVRAAFP; encoded by the coding sequence GTGACCGGGCACGTGAAGCTGCCCGACAACGTCCTGCGCGGACTGACCGAGGTCAGTGTTTCGATTCAGCTCCGCCTCGCGACCGACCAGGCGACGCCGTACTTCGTGTACGGCCTGGGCAACTCCTCGGGCACCGCGGGCAACGGCTACCTGTTCACCACCGGCAACGCCTACCGGTCGTCCATCGCGACCGGGAACTGGTCCACCGAGCAGACCGTGACAGCCGGTCGCGACCTCGCCCGGGGCGTCTGGAAGACGCTCACCTACACGCTCGGCGGCGGCACCGCCGTGCTCTACGAGGACGGTGTGGAGGTCGCCCGGAAGACCGGCGTCACCACCACCCCGGCGATGATCGGCGGCGGCACGACGACCGCCAACTACATCGGCCGCTCCGTCTACAGCGGCGACCGCCACCTCAAGGGCGCGGTCCGCGACTTCCGCCTCTACGACCGCGCCCTCAGCGCGGCCGAGGCGCACGCCCTCGGCTTCATCCCCGACGACGAGAAGGGGCGACGCGACCTGGCCTCGATCGACCTCGGCGACACCTCGGCGGTCACCGCGAACCTGACCCTGCCGACCACCGGCCCGTACGGCTCGACGATCACGTGGGGGTCCGGCGACCCGGCGGTCGTGTCCGCCGCGGGCGTCGTCACCCGCCCCGCACCCGGCAGCGCCCCCGCGACCGTGACGCTCACCGCGACCGCGTTCGACCGGACCCGCGACTTCCGGGTCACCGTCCGCCCGGAGCTCACCGACGACGAGAAGGTCGCCGAGGCCGACGCCGCCCTCGTGGTGTGGGACGAGGACGACATCCGCGGCAACATCACCCTGCCGACCACCGGCCCGCACGGCACCACGATCACGTGGAAGAGCAACAAGCCCGGGGTCGTCACGCCCACCGGTGAGGTCACCCGGCCCGCGTTCGGCGACAAGCCGGTGAAGGTGCAGCTGACCGCCGAGATCCGCGCCGGCGAGGAGACCACCCGCAAGAAGTTCAAGGTCACCGTCACGCCGCTGCCCGAGCGGCGAGCCTACGAGGGCTACCTGTTCGGCTACTTCACCGGCGAGGGCTCGGCCACCGGCGAGCAGGTCCACTTCGCCGCCAGCCGCGGCAACGACGCGCTCAAGTGGGACGAGCTGAACAAGGGCAACCCCGTGCTCACGTCCTCGTTGGGGGACAAGGGCGTGCGCGACCCGTTCATCATCCGGTCGCCGGAGGGCGACAAGTTCTACCTCATCGCCACCGACCTGAAGATCCACGGCAACGGCAACTGGGACCTCGTGCAGCGCAAGGGCAGCCGCTACATCGAGGTCTGGGAGTCCACCGACCTGGTGAACTGGGGTCGGCAGCGGCACGTCCTGGTGTCGCCGGAGACCGCGGGCAACACGTGGGCGCCCGAGGCGTACTACGACGAGTCGATCGGCGCTTACGTCGTGTTCTGGGCCTCGAAGCTGTACGCCGAGGACGACCCCGACCACGCCGGCAACACCCACAACAAGATGCTGTACGCGACCACGCGGGACTTCCGCACGTTCAGCGAGCCGCGGGTGTGGGTCGACCCGGGCTACTCGGTCATCGACTCGACCGTGATCAAGCACGGCGACGAGTACTACCGGTTCACCAAGGACGAGCGGAACAACTCGTCGTCCACGCCGTGCAGCAAGTTCATCCTGGCCGAGAAGTCGACGCGGCTGCGCGACACGTCGTACGACTTCGTCGCCGACTGCATCGGCAAGGGCTCGATCAACCAGGGCGAGGGCCCGACGGTGTTCAAGTCCAACACCGAGGACCGCTGGTACCTGTTCATCGACGAGTTCGGCGGTCGCGGCTACGTGCCGTTCGAGACCACCGACCTGGCCTCGGGCAAGTGGACCCTCGCGACCGGCTACGAGCTGCCCAGCCGGCCGCGGCACGGCACGGTCCTGCCGGTCACCAAGGCCGAGCTGGACCGGGTCCGCGCCGCCTTCCCCTGA
- a CDS encoding ABC transporter substrate-binding protein: MLKKITTAAAAVLLAALTACGSGGSGDAGSSSGNANANSDGKITMGFAQVGAESGWRTANTKSIQESAEKAGIELKFSDAQQKQENQIKAIRSYIQQKVDVIAFSPVVETGWDAVLLEAKRANIPVILTDRAVDSDDTSLYKTFLGSDFVEEGKKAGEWLKANAAGAKNVVELQGTTGAAPAIDRKKGFEDAIAGTDLKIVATQTGDFTRSGGKQVMEAFLKSVPQIDVVYAHNDDMGLGAIEAIKAAGKVPGKDIKIITVDAVKDGMTALAAGEINFIVECNPLLGDQLMELAKKVVAGEEVPPRVVTEETTFTSEQAKTELPNRKY; encoded by the coding sequence GTGTTGAAGAAGATCACGACCGCCGCCGCCGCGGTCCTGTTGGCCGCGTTGACCGCGTGCGGGTCCGGTGGATCCGGGGACGCGGGGTCGTCGTCGGGCAACGCCAACGCCAACAGCGACGGCAAGATCACCATGGGCTTCGCCCAGGTGGGTGCCGAGAGCGGCTGGCGCACCGCGAACACCAAGTCGATCCAGGAGTCCGCCGAGAAGGCCGGGATCGAGCTCAAGTTCTCCGACGCGCAGCAGAAGCAGGAGAACCAGATCAAGGCCATCCGGTCCTACATCCAGCAGAAGGTGGACGTCATCGCCTTCAGCCCGGTGGTGGAGACGGGTTGGGACGCCGTGCTGCTGGAGGCCAAGCGCGCGAACATCCCGGTGATCCTCACCGACCGCGCGGTCGACTCCGACGACACGTCGCTCTACAAGACGTTCCTCGGCTCCGACTTCGTGGAAGAGGGCAAGAAGGCCGGCGAGTGGCTGAAGGCCAACGCGGCGGGCGCCAAGAACGTGGTCGAGCTCCAGGGCACGACGGGCGCGGCGCCGGCGATCGACCGCAAGAAGGGCTTCGAGGACGCCATCGCGGGCACGGACCTCAAGATCGTGGCCACGCAGACCGGTGACTTCACGCGGTCGGGCGGCAAGCAGGTCATGGAGGCGTTCCTGAAGTCGGTGCCGCAGATCGACGTGGTCTACGCTCACAACGACGACATGGGCCTGGGCGCGATCGAGGCCATCAAGGCCGCGGGCAAGGTGCCCGGCAAGGACATCAAGATCATCACCGTGGACGCGGTGAAGGACGGCATGACCGCGCTGGCCGCCGGTGAGATCAACTTCATCGTCGAGTGCAACCCGCTGCTGGGCGACCAGCTGATGGAGCTCGCGAAGAAGGTCGTGGCGGGCGAGGAAGTGCCGCCGCGCGTGGTGACCGAGGAGACCACGTTCACCTCCGAGCAGGCCAAGACCGAGCTGCCCAACCGCAAGTACTGA
- a CDS encoding L-ribulose-5-phosphate 4-epimerase — MSVIEDLRRTVADLHRELTRYELVIWTAGNVSARVPGRDLMVIKPSGVSYDQLTPEAMVVTDLHGNLVEGDYSPSSDTAAHAYVYRHMPEVNGVVHTHSPYATAWAARGEPIPCVLTMIADEFGGDIPVGPFALIGDDSIGQGIVETLRESRSPAVLMRNHGPFTIGKDARSAVKAAVMLEDVARTVHFAHQLGTPKPIEQHHVDSLYARYQNVYGQ; from the coding sequence GTGTCCGTGATCGAAGACCTCCGCCGCACGGTCGCCGACCTGCACCGCGAGCTGACCCGCTACGAGCTGGTGATCTGGACCGCGGGCAACGTCTCGGCCCGCGTGCCCGGCCGGGACCTGATGGTCATCAAGCCGTCCGGCGTGTCCTACGACCAGCTGACCCCCGAGGCCATGGTCGTCACCGACCTGCACGGCAACCTGGTGGAGGGCGACTACTCGCCGTCCTCCGACACGGCCGCGCACGCCTACGTGTACCGGCACATGCCCGAGGTGAACGGCGTGGTGCACACGCACTCCCCGTACGCCACGGCGTGGGCGGCGCGCGGCGAGCCGATCCCGTGCGTGCTGACCATGATCGCCGACGAGTTCGGCGGCGACATCCCGGTGGGCCCGTTCGCGCTCATCGGCGACGACTCGATCGGCCAGGGCATCGTGGAGACGTTGCGCGAGAGCCGGTCGCCGGCCGTGCTGATGCGCAACCACGGCCCGTTCACCATCGGCAAGGACGCCCGGTCGGCGGTGAAGGCCGCGGTGATGCTGGAGGACGTGGCCCGCACCGTCCACTTCGCACACCAGCTCGGCACGCCGAAGCCGATCGAGCAGCACCACGTCGACAGCCTGTACGCCCGTTACCAGAACGTCTACGGGCAATGA
- the araA gene encoding L-arabinose isomerase: MSPAGKPQVWFLTGSQHLYGPETLEQVAQQSQQIQRMLTESGRIAAEVVWQPVLTDTAAIRDVMLAANADPSCIGVIAWMHTFSPAKMWITGLDALRKPLLHLHTQLNEALPWSTIDMDFMNLNQAAHGDREFGFIQTRIGVPRKTVAGHASDPLLAERIDGWVRAATGYSHLNGMKLARFGDNMRGVAVTEGDKVEAELRFGVSVNTYGVNELVEVVDAVEDGEIDVLVTEYADTYRLADALQKGSERHESLRYAARIEAGLRRFLTDGGFGAFTTNFEDLGGLRQLPGLAVQRLMADGYGFGGEGDWKTSALLAAVKAMGAGTGRGTSFMEDYTYHFGPGEPKILGAHMLEVCPTIAADRPSCEIHPLGIGGREDPVRLVFDAAAGPAVVVGLADLGERFRLVANEVEVVPPDEPLPNLPVARAVWKPAPSLSTSAESWLTAGGPHHTVMTQAVGSDTLRDFATMVNTELVVIDQDTTTASFGDRLRWNQAYFRLAQGLR, from the coding sequence ATGTCGCCTGCTGGGAAGCCGCAGGTCTGGTTCCTGACCGGAAGCCAGCACCTCTACGGCCCGGAAACGCTCGAACAGGTCGCCCAGCAGTCGCAGCAGATCCAGCGGATGCTCACCGAGTCCGGCCGCATCGCCGCCGAGGTGGTGTGGCAGCCGGTGCTGACCGACACCGCGGCCATCCGCGACGTGATGCTCGCGGCGAACGCCGACCCGTCGTGCATCGGCGTGATCGCGTGGATGCACACGTTCTCGCCCGCCAAGATGTGGATCACCGGGCTGGACGCGCTGCGCAAGCCGCTGCTGCACCTGCACACGCAGCTCAACGAGGCGCTGCCGTGGTCGACCATCGACATGGACTTCATGAACCTCAACCAGGCCGCGCACGGCGACCGCGAGTTCGGGTTCATCCAGACCAGGATCGGCGTGCCGCGCAAGACCGTGGCCGGCCACGCGAGCGACCCGCTGCTGGCCGAGCGGATCGACGGCTGGGTGCGCGCCGCGACCGGCTACAGCCACCTCAACGGGATGAAGCTGGCCCGGTTCGGCGACAACATGCGCGGCGTCGCGGTGACCGAGGGCGACAAGGTGGAGGCCGAGCTGCGCTTCGGCGTCTCGGTGAACACCTACGGCGTGAACGAGCTGGTCGAGGTGGTGGACGCGGTCGAGGACGGTGAGATCGACGTCCTGGTCACCGAGTACGCCGACACCTACCGGCTCGCGGACGCGCTGCAGAAGGGCTCCGAGCGGCACGAGTCGCTGCGCTACGCCGCCCGCATCGAGGCCGGCCTGCGCCGGTTCCTCACCGACGGCGGCTTCGGCGCGTTCACCACCAACTTCGAGGACCTGGGCGGGCTGCGGCAGCTGCCGGGCCTGGCCGTGCAGCGGCTGATGGCCGACGGCTACGGCTTCGGCGGCGAGGGCGACTGGAAGACCTCGGCCCTGCTGGCCGCGGTGAAGGCGATGGGCGCGGGCACGGGCCGCGGCACGTCGTTCATGGAGGACTACACCTACCACTTCGGGCCGGGCGAGCCGAAGATCCTGGGCGCGCACATGCTGGAGGTCTGCCCGACCATCGCGGCCGACCGGCCGTCGTGCGAGATCCACCCGCTGGGCATCGGCGGGCGGGAGGACCCGGTCCGGCTGGTGTTCGACGCGGCGGCGGGTCCCGCCGTGGTCGTCGGCCTGGCCGACCTGGGCGAGCGGTTCCGGTTGGTGGCCAACGAGGTCGAGGTCGTGCCGCCGGACGAGCCGCTGCCGAACCTGCCGGTGGCGCGCGCGGTGTGGAAGCCCGCGCCGTCGCTGTCCACCTCGGCCGAGTCCTGGCTGACCGCGGGAGGGCCGCACCACACCGTGATGACGCAGGCCGTGGGCTCGGACACGCTGCGCGACTTCGCCACCATGGTGAACACCGAACTGGTGGTCATCGACCAGGACACGACGACCGCGTCGTTCGGCGACCGCCTGCGCTGGAACCAGGCGTACTTCCGACTCGCGCAGGGCCTGCGGTAG
- the araB gene encoding ribulokinase has protein sequence MASDPLVVGVDFGTLSGRAVVVRVRDGLELGTAVHDYRHGVLDRALPDGRPLPPDWALQVPQDYVDVLKHAVPAAIADAGVDPADVIGIGTDFTACTMVPVKSDGTPLNELPEFADNPHAYVKLWKHHAAQPQADRINHLAAQRGESWLPRYGGLISSEWEFAKGLQLLEEAPEVYAAMDHWVEAADWIVWQLAGTYVRNACTAGYKGIYQDGYPSEDFLSALNPDFGTFVSAKLDHRLGQLGDRAGGLTEQAAGWTGLKPGIAVAVGNVDAHVTAPAARAVEPGQMVAIMGTSTCHVMNADVLADVPGMCGVVDGGIVPGLWGYESGQSGVGDIFAWFVAHNVPPEYHEQAAARGISVHELLTELAAQQRIGEHGLIALDWHSGNRSVLVDHELSGVVVGQTLATRAEDTYRALLEATAYGTRVVVDSYTDAGIPVTELVIAGGLLRNPLLMQIYADVTNLPLSVIGSEQGPALGSAMHAAVAAGAHADIHAAAKAMGSIKRGAYLPIPENVEAYERMFVEYQELHDYFGRGANEVMHRLKARRRAAKGE, from the coding sequence ATGGCGAGCGATCCATTGGTGGTGGGTGTCGACTTCGGCACGTTGTCCGGCCGCGCGGTGGTCGTGCGGGTGCGCGACGGCCTCGAACTCGGCACCGCGGTGCACGACTACCGGCACGGGGTGCTGGACCGGGCCCTGCCCGACGGGCGCCCGTTGCCCCCGGACTGGGCGTTGCAGGTGCCGCAGGACTACGTGGACGTGCTCAAGCACGCGGTGCCCGCGGCCATCGCCGACGCCGGGGTCGACCCGGCCGACGTGATCGGCATCGGCACGGACTTCACCGCGTGCACGATGGTCCCCGTCAAGTCCGACGGCACGCCGCTCAACGAGCTGCCCGAGTTCGCGGACAACCCGCACGCGTACGTGAAGCTGTGGAAGCACCACGCGGCCCAGCCGCAGGCCGACCGGATCAACCACCTGGCCGCGCAGCGCGGTGAGAGTTGGCTGCCCCGCTACGGCGGCCTGATCTCCTCGGAGTGGGAGTTCGCCAAGGGTCTGCAGCTGCTGGAGGAGGCCCCCGAGGTCTACGCGGCGATGGACCACTGGGTCGAGGCCGCCGACTGGATCGTCTGGCAGCTCGCCGGCACCTACGTGCGCAACGCGTGCACCGCCGGTTACAAGGGCATCTACCAGGACGGTTACCCGTCCGAGGACTTCCTGTCCGCGCTGAACCCCGATTTCGGGACCTTCGTCTCGGCCAAGCTCGACCACCGGCTCGGCCAGCTCGGCGACCGCGCCGGCGGGCTCACCGAGCAGGCTGCCGGATGGACCGGCCTCAAGCCCGGCATCGCGGTAGCCGTCGGCAACGTCGACGCGCACGTGACCGCGCCCGCCGCCCGCGCCGTGGAGCCCGGCCAGATGGTGGCGATCATGGGCACGTCCACGTGCCACGTGATGAACGCCGACGTGCTGGCCGACGTGCCCGGCATGTGCGGCGTGGTGGACGGCGGCATCGTGCCCGGCCTGTGGGGCTACGAGTCCGGCCAGAGCGGCGTGGGCGACATCTTCGCCTGGTTCGTCGCGCACAACGTGCCGCCGGAGTACCACGAGCAGGCCGCGGCGCGCGGCATCTCGGTGCACGAGCTGCTGACCGAGCTGGCCGCGCAGCAGCGCATCGGCGAGCACGGCCTGATCGCGCTGGACTGGCACAGCGGCAACCGCTCGGTGCTGGTCGACCACGAGCTGTCGGGCGTCGTCGTCGGGCAGACGCTGGCCACCCGCGCCGAGGACACCTACCGGGCGCTGCTGGAGGCCACGGCCTACGGCACCCGGGTGGTCGTGGACTCCTACACCGACGCGGGCATCCCGGTCACCGAGCTGGTGATCGCGGGCGGCCTGCTGCGCAACCCGCTGCTGATGCAGATCTACGCCGACGTGACGAACCTGCCGCTGTCGGTCATCGGCTCCGAGCAGGGCCCGGCGCTCGGCTCGGCCATGCACGCCGCCGTGGCGGCCGGCGCCCACGCCGACATCCACGCCGCCGCCAAGGCGATGGGCTCGATCAAGCGGGGCGCGTACCTGCCGATCCCGGAGAACGTCGAGGCCTACGAGCGGATGTTCGTGGAGTACCAGGAGCTGCACGACTACTTCGGCCGCGGCGCGAACGAGGTCATGCACCGGTTGAAGGCGCGCCGTCGCGCCGCCAAGGGGGAGTGA
- a CDS encoding LacI family DNA-binding transcriptional regulator: MTDVARLAGVSHQTVSRVLNGHPNVREQTRLRVRAAIAELGYRPNKAARALVTGRSQLIGVVAQNSTLYGPASLLAAFEAAAAEAGFAVSVGRVNVLDRNSISDAVERHRDQRVAGIVVIAPTASANDAVGDVSAGIPLVTVDGDPERSTPLVTVDQAAGAFAATTHLLEAGHRTVWHVSGPSDWFDSLGRIRGWRSALETAGLEVPPVVPADWSAASGYRAGQMLARMPEVTAIFAANDHLALGILRAMSERGRRVPHDVSIVGFDDVPEAAYFIPPLTTIRPDFHAVAKETLELLLAQVGDGDVGAPQRNVAPSLVKRDSVAPPAR; this comes from the coding sequence ATGACGGATGTCGCCCGGCTCGCCGGGGTCTCGCACCAGACGGTGTCGAGGGTGTTGAACGGGCATCCCAACGTCCGGGAGCAGACCCGGCTGCGCGTGCGCGCGGCCATCGCCGAGCTGGGCTACCGGCCCAACAAGGCGGCCCGCGCGCTGGTGACCGGCCGGTCCCAGCTGATCGGGGTGGTGGCGCAGAACTCCACCCTCTACGGCCCGGCGTCGCTGCTGGCCGCGTTCGAGGCGGCGGCGGCCGAGGCCGGGTTCGCGGTGAGCGTGGGCCGGGTGAACGTGCTGGACCGCAACTCCATCTCCGACGCCGTGGAGCGCCACCGCGACCAGCGGGTCGCCGGGATAGTCGTCATCGCGCCGACGGCGTCGGCCAACGACGCGGTCGGCGACGTGTCCGCGGGCATCCCGCTGGTCACCGTGGACGGCGACCCGGAGCGCTCGACCCCGTTGGTGACGGTCGACCAGGCGGCGGGCGCGTTCGCGGCGACCACCCACCTGCTGGAGGCGGGCCACCGCACGGTGTGGCACGTCTCGGGGCCGTCGGACTGGTTCGACAGCCTCGGCCGCATAAGGGGTTGGCGGTCGGCGCTGGAGACGGCGGGCCTGGAGGTGCCGCCCGTGGTGCCGGCGGACTGGAGCGCGGCCTCGGGCTACCGGGCGGGCCAGATGCTGGCCCGCATGCCGGAGGTGACCGCGATCTTCGCGGCGAACGACCACCTGGCGCTGGGCATCCTGCGCGCGATGAGCGAGCGCGGTCGCCGCGTGCCGCACGACGTGAGCATCGTCGGGTTCGACGACGTGCCCGAGGCGGCGTACTTCATCCCGCCGCTGACGACCATCAGGCCGGACTTCCACGCCGTGGCCAAGGAGACGCTGGAGCTGCTGCTGGCCCAGGTCGGCGACGGCGACGTGGGCGCGCCGCAGCGCAACGTGGCGCCGTCCCTGGTGAAGCGGGACAGCGTCGCGCCTCCCGCGCGGTGA
- the chvE gene encoding multiple monosaccharide ABC transporter substrate-binding protein: MRFPRIAAIAAAGLMLAACGSAEKTVDQQSGSSGDVLVGVTMPTRSSERWIHDGDNIKKALEEKGYKVDLQYAENDIPTQANQLENQITKGAKLLIVASIDGTAITSQLQQAQDADIPVIAYDRLLRNTDSVDYYATFDNFKVGVQQATSLLTGLNVIKADGTPGDAKGPLNVELFAGSPDDNNATFFFNGAMSVLQPHIDKGTLVVKSGQTDFKTVAILRWDPATAQKRMEDLLTSTYGGDKVHGVLSPYDGLSIGILSALKSSGYGTSGNPYPIVTGQDAEVASVKSIIAGEQYSTIYKDTRELAATTVKMADAVLKGGKPEVNNEKDYDNGKKVVPSYLLESVIVDKGNYQKVLVDSGYYTADQLK; the protein is encoded by the coding sequence ATGAGGTTTCCGCGGATCGCCGCCATCGCCGCGGCCGGCTTGATGCTCGCCGCCTGCGGGTCGGCCGAGAAGACCGTCGACCAGCAGTCCGGGTCGTCGGGTGACGTGCTGGTCGGCGTGACCATGCCCACCCGGTCGTCGGAGCGCTGGATCCACGACGGCGACAACATCAAGAAGGCGTTGGAGGAGAAGGGCTACAAGGTCGACCTCCAGTACGCCGAGAACGACATCCCGACGCAGGCCAACCAGCTGGAGAACCAGATCACGAAGGGCGCCAAGCTGCTCATCGTGGCCTCGATCGACGGCACCGCGATCACCTCGCAGCTGCAGCAGGCGCAGGACGCCGACATCCCGGTCATCGCCTACGACCGGCTGCTGCGCAACACCGACAGCGTCGACTACTACGCCACGTTCGACAACTTCAAGGTCGGCGTGCAGCAGGCGACCTCGCTGCTGACCGGGCTGAACGTGATCAAGGCCGACGGCACCCCCGGTGACGCCAAGGGCCCGCTGAACGTCGAGCTGTTCGCCGGTTCGCCGGACGACAACAACGCCACGTTCTTCTTCAACGGCGCGATGTCGGTGCTCCAGCCCCACATCGACAAGGGCACGCTGGTCGTCAAGAGCGGCCAGACCGACTTCAAGACCGTCGCCATCCTGCGCTGGGACCCGGCCACGGCCCAGAAGCGCATGGAGGACCTGCTCACCTCCACCTACGGCGGTGACAAGGTGCACGGCGTGCTGTCGCCCTACGACGGCCTGTCCATCGGCATCCTGTCCGCGCTCAAGAGCAGCGGCTACGGCACGAGCGGCAACCCGTACCCGATCGTCACGGGTCAGGACGCCGAGGTCGCGTCGGTGAAGTCCATCATCGCGGGCGAGCAGTACTCGACCATCTACAAGGACACCCGCGAGCTCGCGGCGACCACCGTGAAGATGGCCGACGCCGTGCTGAAGGGCGGCAAGCCCGAGGTCAACAACGAGAAGGACTACGACAACGGCAAGAAGGTCGTGCCGTCGTACCTGCTCGAGTCGGTCATCGTGGACAAGGGCAACTACCAGAAGGTCCTCGTGGACAGCGGCTACTACACCGCGGATCAGCTGAAGTAG
- the mmsA gene encoding multiple monosaccharide ABC transporter ATP-binding protein: MSDEILVMRGITKRFAGVTALHDVTLAVRRGEIHAICGENGAGKSTLMKVLSGVHPHGSYEGEIVFEGEPCSFGGVRDSERRGIVIIHQELALCGQLSIAENLFLGNERAKRGFIDWNRTNHAAGALLARVGLRENPTTPVHDLGVGKQQLVEIAKALAKDVKLLILDEPTAALNDDDSAHLLDLLDGLRDEGITSVIISHKLNEVTRIADSITILRDGRTIETLPARDVTEDRIISGMVGRDLEHRFPPRTPKIGDEVLRIENWTVHSPSQPDRVVVDDATLVLRRGEIVGLAGLMGAGRTELAMSVFGRSYGVGVSGRVVKDGREIDTRTVRKAIEHGLAYVSEDRKRYGLNLIQDIKLNVSAAGLHKLATRGWVNENEEHSVAERYRGSMNIKAPSVATTTSSLSGGNQQKVVLAKWMFTDPDVLILDEPTRGIDVGAKYEIYSIINDLADQGRAVLVISSELPELLGLCDRVYALSEGRITGELDRAEATQERLMHHMTQGQTS, translated from the coding sequence ATGTCCGACGAAATCCTGGTGATGCGCGGCATCACCAAGCGGTTCGCCGGGGTCACCGCGCTGCACGACGTCACGCTCGCCGTGCGGCGCGGTGAGATCCACGCGATCTGCGGTGAGAACGGCGCGGGCAAGTCCACGCTGATGAAGGTGCTCTCGGGCGTGCACCCGCACGGGTCGTACGAGGGCGAGATCGTCTTCGAGGGCGAGCCCTGCTCGTTCGGCGGCGTCCGCGACAGCGAGCGGCGCGGCATCGTGATCATCCACCAGGAGCTGGCGCTGTGCGGCCAGCTGTCCATCGCGGAGAACCTGTTCCTCGGCAACGAGCGGGCCAAGCGCGGGTTCATCGACTGGAACCGCACCAACCACGCGGCGGGCGCCCTGCTCGCCCGCGTGGGCCTGCGGGAGAACCCGACCACGCCGGTCCACGACCTGGGCGTCGGCAAGCAGCAACTGGTGGAGATCGCCAAGGCGCTGGCCAAGGACGTCAAGCTGCTGATCCTGGACGAGCCGACCGCGGCGTTGAACGACGACGACTCCGCGCACCTGCTCGACCTGCTCGACGGGCTGCGCGACGAGGGCATCACCTCGGTGATCATCTCGCACAAGCTCAACGAGGTGACCCGGATCGCCGACAGCATCACGATCCTGCGCGACGGTCGCACGATCGAGACGCTGCCCGCCCGGGACGTGACCGAGGACCGGATCATCTCCGGCATGGTCGGCCGCGACCTGGAGCACCGCTTCCCGCCGCGCACGCCCAAGATCGGCGACGAGGTGCTGCGGATCGAGAACTGGACCGTGCACAGCCCGTCCCAGCCGGACCGGGTCGTGGTCGACGACGCCACCCTCGTGCTGCGGCGCGGCGAGATCGTCGGTCTCGCCGGCCTGATGGGCGCGGGCCGGACCGAGCTGGCGATGAGCGTGTTCGGGCGGTCCTACGGCGTCGGCGTCTCCGGCCGGGTGGTCAAGGACGGCCGCGAGATCGACACGCGCACCGTCCGCAAGGCCATCGAGCACGGCCTGGCCTACGTCAGCGAGGACCGCAAGCGGTACGGGCTGAACCTGATCCAGGACATCAAGCTCAACGTGTCCGCGGCGGGCCTGCACAAGCTCGCCACGCGCGGCTGGGTGAACGAGAACGAGGAGCACTCGGTCGCCGAGCGGTACCGCGGTTCGATGAACATCAAGGCGCCCAGCGTGGCCACCACCACGTCGTCGCTCTCGGGCGGCAACCAGCAGAAGGTCGTGCTGGCGAAGTGGATGTTCACCGACCCGGACGTGCTGATCCTCGACGAGCCGACCCGCGGCATCGACGTCGGCGCGAAGTACGAGATCTACTCGATCATCAACGACCTGGCCGACCAGGGCCGCGCGGTGCTGGTGATCTCCTCCGAGCTGCCGGAGCTCCTCGGCCTGTGCGACCGGGTGTACGCCCTGTCCGAGGGCCGGATCACCGGTGAGCTCGACCGCGCGGAAGCCACCCAGGAACGCCTGATGCACCACATGACCCAGGGACAGACCTCATGA